A section of the Ensifer adhaerens genome encodes:
- a CDS encoding c-type cytochrome translates to MRVRGRNLAIGLAVLPFLVVFIAWTGFFNVAASTGHWKITEWFLHFAMRSSIRNYALWVDVPNQLPREGLQPAAGHFARGCAICHGAPGEPRSAAALAMLPQPPDLAGVVETWKDGELFRIVKHGVRYTGMPAWPTQARDDEVWAMVAFLRHLPSMEPVTYRALVHTEAPTRQGQTPGCEGVLTECSRCHGVDGMGRSPLTPPIAGQSEIYLLETLRAYADGRRPSGIMQLSVQAVDRLHLPALARHFSALPRKTRVSDQNDGAMRGEVIARRGRPTDNVPACSGCHEGSARNPVYPDIEGQSALYIATQLRLFREGQRGGTRFSPIMQSAARRLSDEDIADVAAYFSQLAPKH, encoded by the coding sequence ATGCGCGTCCGAGGGAGAAATCTCGCCATCGGGCTTGCTGTCCTACCATTCCTTGTGGTCTTCATTGCCTGGACTGGTTTCTTCAATGTCGCAGCATCCACCGGGCATTGGAAGATCACGGAGTGGTTCTTGCATTTCGCCATGCGCTCGTCCATTCGCAACTATGCGCTCTGGGTCGACGTTCCAAACCAACTTCCTCGTGAAGGGCTCCAACCGGCCGCCGGCCATTTCGCACGCGGTTGTGCCATCTGCCACGGCGCGCCAGGTGAACCCCGTTCGGCCGCCGCGCTCGCCATGTTACCACAACCCCCAGACTTGGCGGGCGTCGTTGAAACATGGAAGGATGGGGAGCTCTTCCGCATCGTGAAGCATGGTGTACGCTACACAGGGATGCCCGCCTGGCCAACACAGGCGCGCGATGACGAAGTCTGGGCAATGGTTGCTTTCTTGCGCCATCTTCCATCAATGGAGCCCGTGACCTACCGGGCACTGGTTCACACAGAAGCACCGACGCGTCAAGGACAGACGCCGGGATGCGAAGGCGTCCTGACAGAATGCAGCCGCTGTCACGGCGTCGATGGCATGGGGCGCAGCCCGCTCACACCGCCGATTGCCGGACAGAGTGAGATATATCTTCTTGAAACTCTGCGTGCCTATGCCGACGGGCGTCGTCCAAGCGGCATCATGCAACTCTCCGTCCAAGCGGTGGACCGGCTACATCTGCCAGCGCTCGCACGGCATTTTTCGGCTTTGCCGCGCAAAACCAGGGTCAGCGATCAAAACGACGGTGCCATGCGCGGCGAAGTGATCGCACGCCGGGGCCGCCCCACCGACAACGTGCCCGCGTGTTCTGGCTGCCATGAAGGCAGCGCGCGCAATCCGGTTTATCCAGATATCGAAGGACAATCAGCGCTCTACATCGCCACTCAGCTACGCCTGTTTCGAGAGGGGCAAAGGGGTGGAACCCGTTTCAGCCCGATCATGCAGAGCGCCGCGCGCAGGCTGTCGGATGAGGATATTGCAGATGTCGCGGCTTATTTTTCGCAACTCGCTCCAAAGCACTGA
- a CDS encoding DUF2188 domain-containing protein, producing MQKIRYEVVQHDGGWAYKVNDGFSETFSTHGDALAAAKIAANQHEAPGSDEQIEFQDAKGRWHEQTSSGFDRPQTEVIDTRPQIAEQQADRAGPLKIFLLATSAVLVMNFLLRLSRRR from the coding sequence ATGCAAAAAATCAGATATGAAGTCGTACAGCACGACGGAGGTTGGGCCTACAAGGTCAACGATGGCTTTTCTGAAACCTTCTCAACGCATGGCGATGCGCTAGCCGCGGCAAAGATCGCCGCGAACCAACATGAAGCCCCTGGCTCTGACGAACAGATCGAGTTTCAGGACGCCAAAGGTCGTTGGCACGAACAAACATCTTCCGGATTTGACCGTCCCCAAACAGAAGTCATCGATACCAGGCCGCAAATTGCGGAACAGCAAGCCGATCGAGCGGGACCGCTAAAAATTTTCCTGCTGGCGACCAGTGCAGTGCTGGTAATGAATTTCCTGCTCCGTCTTTCTCGACGTCGCTGA
- a CDS encoding DUF4142 domain-containing protein gives MRTITLTAALILAATSVLAQSAAEKSGINSLVGAAPKTEDFVKEVSMSDMYEIETSRLALERADAATKTFAQQMMQDHQKTTSELKQLLDSGKVKAAATSTMSEDQNEALGKLKELQGAEFTDEYRDNQIDAHEDAVDIFGRYADSGDNPDLKAWAAKTLPVLKHHLEMARALK, from the coding sequence ATGCGAACGATTACGCTGACTGCGGCTTTGATCCTGGCCGCGACATCGGTCCTTGCCCAATCTGCTGCGGAAAAGTCCGGCATCAACAGCCTTGTCGGGGCGGCGCCGAAGACGGAGGACTTCGTCAAGGAAGTCTCGATGAGCGATATGTACGAAATCGAAACGAGCAGGCTGGCTTTGGAGCGCGCCGACGCGGCGACAAAGACGTTCGCCCAACAGATGATGCAAGATCACCAGAAGACAACCAGCGAGCTCAAACAGCTTTTGGACAGCGGTAAGGTCAAGGCTGCAGCGACCAGCACCATGTCAGAAGATCAAAACGAAGCCCTGGGCAAGCTTAAGGAACTGCAGGGCGCCGAGTTCACCGACGAGTACCGCGACAACCAGATCGACGCTCATGAAGACGCAGTCGATATCTTTGGACGCTACGCCGACAGCGGCGACAACCCTGACCTTAAGGCATGGGCAGCCAAGACGCTTCCTGTGCTTAAGCATCACCTGGAAATGGCCCGGGCGTTGAAGTAG
- a CDS encoding thiamine pyrophosphate-binding protein codes for MANAAQVLVDCLIAWKVDRVYGLPGDGINGIIEALRQRREEVEFIQVRHEQSAAFMACAHAKLTGRLGVCLATSGPGGTNLLTGLYDAKLDQMPVLAITGMQYHDLASTFTQQDVDLTQVMEDVSTFNAQVSDAAHMENIANLACRSALSTRSVAHISIASDRQEEGEASRSRRNLKGHVSARYFKPEPVPQAGLIDDAARILNASGKTAILVGRGALEAGRKVRLLAERLAAPVVKALLGKTVLDDRDEFSMGGIGILGTAASQSALSECDTLVIIGSSFPYIEYYPRPGTARCIQIDCDAQRIGLRYPVDVGLVGDAEAVLDRLLPKLDQASDSTFLKICQERSRNWREKMEILQGEECSPLKPAPVVKAFGRRIAPNGVVIADSGQNTELAARHLDLTANNAFLVSGALASMASALPYAIAAGITFPGRPIYAVVGDGGLAMQLGEYSTAVRHRIPLKLLVICNGMLNQIAWEQMMFLGHPQFGCELAPIDFALAARAMGGEGYTIREFSEIEAVMNEVFSHDSPSIIQAYVDRYEPMMPPIMPADYSRNFQKSLEETPGKDRIRANVAREPLKSMMERKA; via the coding sequence ATGGCCAATGCTGCACAGGTGCTCGTCGATTGTCTGATCGCATGGAAGGTCGATCGGGTTTATGGCCTGCCGGGAGATGGTATCAATGGCATCATCGAAGCGTTGAGACAGCGCCGCGAAGAGGTCGAGTTCATCCAGGTTCGCCATGAACAATCCGCCGCCTTCATGGCCTGTGCTCACGCAAAGCTGACGGGCCGGCTCGGCGTATGTCTTGCGACCTCCGGCCCGGGCGGCACCAACCTGTTGACCGGCCTTTATGATGCCAAGCTGGATCAGATGCCGGTGCTTGCGATTACCGGAATGCAATATCATGACCTTGCCTCCACCTTCACGCAACAGGATGTCGACCTCACCCAGGTTATGGAAGACGTCTCAACGTTCAACGCGCAGGTGTCGGATGCAGCGCACATGGAGAATATCGCTAATCTCGCCTGCCGCAGCGCCCTTTCAACACGCAGCGTGGCCCACATTTCCATTGCCAGCGATCGACAGGAGGAAGGGGAAGCCTCTCGCTCAAGACGCAATCTGAAAGGGCATGTTTCCGCGCGCTACTTCAAACCCGAACCGGTCCCGCAAGCAGGGCTTATTGACGACGCAGCTCGGATCTTGAACGCGAGCGGCAAGACGGCCATTCTTGTTGGACGCGGCGCGCTTGAGGCGGGGCGAAAGGTCCGCCTTCTTGCAGAACGCCTGGCAGCTCCTGTCGTCAAGGCATTGCTCGGCAAAACCGTCCTTGACGACAGGGACGAATTCTCGATGGGCGGCATCGGCATCCTCGGAACAGCCGCTTCCCAGAGTGCACTTTCGGAATGCGATACACTCGTGATCATTGGCTCGAGCTTTCCCTATATCGAATATTATCCAAGGCCCGGGACCGCCCGGTGCATCCAGATCGATTGCGACGCGCAGCGTATAGGCCTGCGGTACCCGGTCGACGTCGGTCTCGTTGGTGATGCTGAAGCTGTTCTTGATCGACTATTGCCGAAGCTCGATCAGGCAAGCGACAGTACTTTCCTCAAAATCTGCCAAGAGCGCTCGCGCAACTGGCGAGAAAAGATGGAGATCTTGCAAGGAGAAGAGTGTTCTCCTCTGAAACCTGCTCCGGTTGTCAAGGCGTTTGGAAGAAGGATTGCTCCGAACGGAGTGGTGATCGCTGACTCCGGGCAGAATACCGAGCTTGCGGCAAGACATCTCGATCTGACGGCAAACAACGCGTTCCTTGTGTCTGGCGCTCTCGCTTCGATGGCAAGCGCGCTTCCTTATGCGATTGCGGCCGGCATCACCTTCCCAGGACGGCCGATCTATGCCGTTGTCGGCGACGGCGGCCTAGCGATGCAGCTCGGCGAATACTCAACAGCGGTTCGTCACCGGATCCCGCTGAAGCTGCTGGTGATTTGCAACGGAATGTTAAACCAGATCGCCTGGGAGCAGATGATGTTTCTTGGTCATCCGCAATTTGGATGTGAACTCGCGCCAATCGATTTCGCGCTTGCTGCCAGGGCCATGGGCGGGGAAGGCTATACAATTCGAGAGTTTAGCGAAATTGAAGCGGTCATGAATGAGGTGTTTTCACACGACAGTCCGTCCATTATCCAGGCCTATGTGGATCGCTACGAGCCGATGATGCCGCCGATCATGCCCGCTGACTATTCGAGAAACTTCCAAAAGTCGCTTGAGGAGACGCCCGGAAAAGACCGGATCAGGGCGAATGTCGCGCGCGAGCCTTTGAAAAGCATGATGGAGCGCAAGGCTTAG
- a CDS encoding cytochrome c oxidase assembly protein yields MSGLFLALGTAILASIWLGPLLILWRGSITAHMLAHMGILAIVAPLLALGLKHRLAQARTSNAASWPIVASLVELVVVWGWHAPAARRWAESSLAGTVAEQVSFLVAGLFLWLSCLAAASTSKAACQAAGAFALLLTTIHMTLLGALLGLSARPLYGDSDVTCFGTTLTAAQDQQLGAVIMLLLGAASYLAGGVALLAGLFGEPRRRAL; encoded by the coding sequence ATGAGCGGGTTATTTTTAGCGCTTGGGACAGCCATCCTCGCCTCGATCTGGCTGGGGCCGCTGCTTATCCTTTGGCGCGGATCGATAACCGCGCATATGCTGGCCCACATGGGCATCTTAGCCATCGTCGCTCCGCTGTTGGCGCTTGGTCTGAAACACCGCCTCGCTCAGGCAAGGACGTCGAACGCCGCGTCGTGGCCAATCGTTGCCTCGCTTGTTGAGCTCGTCGTTGTCTGGGGATGGCATGCACCGGCAGCGCGCCGTTGGGCCGAAAGCTCCCTAGCCGGCACAGTGGCAGAGCAGGTCAGCTTTCTTGTAGCCGGGCTCTTCCTCTGGCTATCCTGTCTCGCCGCCGCAAGCACCAGCAAAGCCGCCTGCCAAGCGGCCGGTGCCTTCGCTCTGTTGCTCACCACGATCCATATGACTTTGCTCGGTGCTCTCCTGGGCTTGAGCGCCCGCCCGCTTTACGGAGACAGTGACGTAACCTGCTTCGGAACAACACTCACCGCAGCGCAGGATCAGCAGTTGGGCGCCGTCATCATGTTGCTGCTTGGGGCGGCCAGCTATCTTGCAGGGGGTGTCGCGCTATTGGCGGGGCTCTTCGGCGAACCCCGGCGGAGGGCTTTGTAA
- a CDS encoding DUF982 domain-containing protein yields MHTPEIPWTVPLSVRLQSGSERLFFSVHAALDFLENEWPTRSGRGYEGAVRSCRGALKRATPAAVAREAFVGACLEAGMVPTAIATLRTPERIEKAYT; encoded by the coding sequence ATGCACACCCCAGAAATACCATGGACCGTTCCCTTGTCGGTTCGGCTGCAATCCGGTTCCGAGCGTCTGTTTTTCTCTGTTCACGCTGCCCTCGACTTCCTGGAAAACGAGTGGCCGACACGCAGTGGCCGCGGTTACGAAGGCGCTGTGCGCAGCTGCCGCGGCGCCTTGAAGCGGGCCACGCCCGCTGCCGTCGCGCGCGAGGCCTTCGTCGGTGCTTGCCTTGAAGCCGGCATGGTGCCAACTGCGATTGCGACGTTGCGAACGCCTGAGCGGATCGAGAAGGCATACACCTGA